One window of Bos indicus isolate NIAB-ARS_2022 breed Sahiwal x Tharparkar chromosome 18, NIAB-ARS_B.indTharparkar_mat_pri_1.0, whole genome shotgun sequence genomic DNA carries:
- the SIGLEC10 gene encoding sialic acid-binding Ig-like lectin 10 isoform X1, with protein MLSSPSPRDDWERRPAQGAQTPGSQALDSFKLQVQEFVMVQEGLCMVVPCSIFYPSRGWSPTTPAYGFWFRDQTPKPSLPVATNKPDQDVDTSTQGRFQLLGDPSESCSLLIREAHLEDSAVYFFRFERGDYVKYNFMEYKFYLEVTALTQKPEIYVPEILQPGHQVTLFCAFNWIFDECPVPTLSWIGNTVSPNEASSRTSYFSELTFTPRPQDHNTELTCRVDFSREGVSTENTVRLSVAYAPKDLVISISYTDEPALEPRGDSPHLEVQKGQSLRLLCTADSLPLATLSWTLQDRVLSWSHPLGSTALELALPRVKAEDAGRYTCRAENRLGFLSRSLDLSVQYAPENLKVMVSQANRTALENLESGASLRVLEGQSLRLLCVAHSNPPAQLSWARLGRTVSPSQPSDPGVLELPQIQTEQEGEFTCRAQNPLGSQNNSLSLFVVSPPQLLGPSCSQEDEGLRCSCSSRARPAPSLRWRLGERLLEGELSNASFEVASSSAGPWANSSLSLREGLSSGLRLSCEALNGHGAQSGSVLLLPDEKGLASGAFASGISLGIGVTTLLFLCFIFILVRTLRKKWTQAKVPAPAPAPAPGEAPRSRFSRRSTILDYINVIPKAGPLKQKAKPSSPSQPPPADGHSLEARKNQKELHPVSHNCPGPKSSLQASEAENNQEELHYAVLNFPGLRPWETQRPEGTHPEYAEIQFH; from the exons AtgctctccagcccctcccccagagaTGACTGGGAAAGGCGACCAGCTCAGGGAGCCCAGACACCAG GGTCGCAGGCTCTGGACTCATTCAAGCTGCAGGTGCAGGAGTTCGTGATGGTGCAAGAAGGCCTGTGCATGGTCGTGCCCTGCTCCATCTTCTACCCCTCCAGAGGATGGAGTCCCACCACCCCAGCTTACGGCTTCTGGTTCAGAGACCAGACTCCCAAGCCCAGTCTGCCAGTGGCCACCAACAAGCCAGATCAGGACGTGGACACAAGCACCCAGGGCCGATTCCAGCTCCTTGGCGATCCCAGTGAGAGCTGCTCCTTGCTCATCAGAGAGGCACACCTGGAGGACAGCGCAGTGTACTTCTTCCGGTTCGAGAGAGGCGATTATGTGAAATATAATTTCATGGAATACAAGTTCtatttggaagtgacag CCCTGACACAGAAGCCGGAGATCTACGTCCCTGAGATCCTGCAGCCCGGGCACCAGGTGACACTCTTCTGTGCATTTAACTGGATCTTTGACGAATGTCCTGTCCCTACTCTCTCCTGGATCGGGAACACCGTCTCCCCCAACGAGGCCAGCTCGAGAACTTCCTACTTCTCAGAGCTCACCTTCACACCCAGACCCCAGGACCACAACACTGAGCTCACCTGCAGAGTGGACTTCTCCAGAGAGGGTGTGAGCACGGAGAACACTGTCCGGCTTAGCGTGGCGT ATGCCCCCAAAGACCTGGTTATCAGCATCTCCTACACCGATGAGCCAG ctCTGGAGCCCAGGGGAGACAGCCCACACCTGGAAGTCCAGAAAGGCCAGTCCCTGCGGCTGCTCTGTACCGCGGACAGTTTGCCGCTGGCCACGCTGAGCTGGACCCTGCAGGACAGAGTCCTCTCTTGGTCCCACCCCTTGGGCTCCACAGCTCTGGAGCTGGCGCTGCCCAGGGTGAAGGCCGAGGATGCGGGTCGCTATACCTGCCGGGCTGAGAACAGGCTTGGCTTCTTGAGCCGCAGCCTGGACCTCTCAGTGCAGT ATGCCCCGGAGAACCTGAAAGTGATGGTCTCGCAAGCAAACCGCACAG CCCTGGAAAACCTGGAGAGTGGCGCATCTCTTCGGGTCCTGGAGGGCCAAAGCCTGCGTCTCCTCTGTGTCGCTCACAGCAACCCCCCTGCCCAGCTGAGCTGGGCCCGACTGGGACGGACTGTGAGCCCCTCCCAGCCCTCAGATCCCGGGGTCCTGGAGCTGCCTCAGATACAAACAGAGCAGGAAGGGGAGTTCACCTGCCGGGCTCAGAACCCGCTGGGCTCCCAAAATAACTCCCTGAGCCTCTTCGTGGTCT CGCCCCCGCAGCTGCTGGGCCcctcctgctcccaggaggacGAGGGTCTGCGCTGTAGCTGCTCCTCCAGAGCCCGGCCGGCCCCCTCCCTGCGCTGGCGGCTCGGGGAGAGGCTGCTGGAGGGGGAGCTCAGCAACGCCTCCTTTGAGGTCGCCTCCAGCTCCGCCGGGCCCTGGGCCAACAGTTCGCTGAGCCTCCGCGAGGGGCTCAGCTCCGGCCTCAGACTCAGCTGCGAGGCCCTGAACGGCCACGGGGCCCAGAGCGGGTCTGTCCTGCTGCTGCCAG ACGAGAAGGGACTCGCCTCCGGGGCTTTCGCCAGCGGAATCTCTCTAGGGATTGGCGTCAccaccctcctcttcctctgcttcATCTTTATCTT AGTGAGGACTCTGAGGAAGAAGTGGACCCAGGCAAAGGTCCCGgcgccggccccggccccggcccccggAGAGGCTCCGCGGTCCAGGTTCTCACGCAGGAGCACGATCCTGGATTACATCAACGTGATCCCTAAGGCCGGCCCCCTG AAACAGAAAGCCAAACCAAGCAGTCCTTCCCAGCCTCCTCCTGCAGATGGTCACTCCCTGGAAGCCAGAAAGAATCAGAAGGAGCTCCATCCCGTCTCCCACAACTGTCCAGGACCCAAGTCATCCCTACAAGCCTCAGAAGCAGAGAACAACCAAGAGGAGCTCCATTACGCTGTCCTCAACTTCCCAGGCCTTAGACCATGGGAGACCCAAAGACCCGAGGGCACGCACCCAGAGTACGCTGAAATCCAGTTCCACTGA
- the SIGLEC10 gene encoding sialic acid-binding Ig-like lectin 10 isoform X2 produces the protein MLSSPSPRDDWERRPAQGAQTPGSQALDSFKLQVQEFVMVQEGLCMVVPCSIFYPSRGWSPTTPAYGFWFRDQTPKPSLPVATNKPDQDVDTSTQGRFQLLGDPSESCSLLIREAHLEDSAVYFFRFERGDYVKYNFMEYKFYLEVTALTQKPEIYVPEILQPGHQVTLFCAFNWIFDECPVPTLSWIGNTVSPNEASSRTSYFSELTFTPRPQDHNTELTCRVDFSREGVSTENTVRLSVAYAPKDLVISISYTDEPALEPRGDSPHLEVQKGQSLRLLCTADSLPLATLSWTLQDRVLSWSHPLGSTALELALPRVKAEDAGRYTCRAENRLGFLSRSLDLSVQYAPENLKVMVSQANRTALENLESGASLRVLEGQSLRLLCVAHSNPPAQLSWARLGRTVSPSQPSDPGVLELPQIQTEQEGEFTCRAQNPLGSQNNSLSLFVVSPPQLLGPSCSQEDEGLRCSCSSRARPAPSLRWRLGERLLEGELSNASFEVASSSAGPWANSSLSLREGLSSGLRLSCEALNGHGAQSGSVLLLPDEKGLASGAFASGISLGIGVTTLLFLCFIFILVRTLRKKWTQAKVPAPAPAPAPGEAPRSRFSRRSTILDYINVIPKAGPLPPPADGHSLEARKNQKELHPVSHNCPGPKSSLQASEAENNQEELHYAVLNFPGLRPWETQRPEGTHPEYAEIQFH, from the exons AtgctctccagcccctcccccagagaTGACTGGGAAAGGCGACCAGCTCAGGGAGCCCAGACACCAG GGTCGCAGGCTCTGGACTCATTCAAGCTGCAGGTGCAGGAGTTCGTGATGGTGCAAGAAGGCCTGTGCATGGTCGTGCCCTGCTCCATCTTCTACCCCTCCAGAGGATGGAGTCCCACCACCCCAGCTTACGGCTTCTGGTTCAGAGACCAGACTCCCAAGCCCAGTCTGCCAGTGGCCACCAACAAGCCAGATCAGGACGTGGACACAAGCACCCAGGGCCGATTCCAGCTCCTTGGCGATCCCAGTGAGAGCTGCTCCTTGCTCATCAGAGAGGCACACCTGGAGGACAGCGCAGTGTACTTCTTCCGGTTCGAGAGAGGCGATTATGTGAAATATAATTTCATGGAATACAAGTTCtatttggaagtgacag CCCTGACACAGAAGCCGGAGATCTACGTCCCTGAGATCCTGCAGCCCGGGCACCAGGTGACACTCTTCTGTGCATTTAACTGGATCTTTGACGAATGTCCTGTCCCTACTCTCTCCTGGATCGGGAACACCGTCTCCCCCAACGAGGCCAGCTCGAGAACTTCCTACTTCTCAGAGCTCACCTTCACACCCAGACCCCAGGACCACAACACTGAGCTCACCTGCAGAGTGGACTTCTCCAGAGAGGGTGTGAGCACGGAGAACACTGTCCGGCTTAGCGTGGCGT ATGCCCCCAAAGACCTGGTTATCAGCATCTCCTACACCGATGAGCCAG ctCTGGAGCCCAGGGGAGACAGCCCACACCTGGAAGTCCAGAAAGGCCAGTCCCTGCGGCTGCTCTGTACCGCGGACAGTTTGCCGCTGGCCACGCTGAGCTGGACCCTGCAGGACAGAGTCCTCTCTTGGTCCCACCCCTTGGGCTCCACAGCTCTGGAGCTGGCGCTGCCCAGGGTGAAGGCCGAGGATGCGGGTCGCTATACCTGCCGGGCTGAGAACAGGCTTGGCTTCTTGAGCCGCAGCCTGGACCTCTCAGTGCAGT ATGCCCCGGAGAACCTGAAAGTGATGGTCTCGCAAGCAAACCGCACAG CCCTGGAAAACCTGGAGAGTGGCGCATCTCTTCGGGTCCTGGAGGGCCAAAGCCTGCGTCTCCTCTGTGTCGCTCACAGCAACCCCCCTGCCCAGCTGAGCTGGGCCCGACTGGGACGGACTGTGAGCCCCTCCCAGCCCTCAGATCCCGGGGTCCTGGAGCTGCCTCAGATACAAACAGAGCAGGAAGGGGAGTTCACCTGCCGGGCTCAGAACCCGCTGGGCTCCCAAAATAACTCCCTGAGCCTCTTCGTGGTCT CGCCCCCGCAGCTGCTGGGCCcctcctgctcccaggaggacGAGGGTCTGCGCTGTAGCTGCTCCTCCAGAGCCCGGCCGGCCCCCTCCCTGCGCTGGCGGCTCGGGGAGAGGCTGCTGGAGGGGGAGCTCAGCAACGCCTCCTTTGAGGTCGCCTCCAGCTCCGCCGGGCCCTGGGCCAACAGTTCGCTGAGCCTCCGCGAGGGGCTCAGCTCCGGCCTCAGACTCAGCTGCGAGGCCCTGAACGGCCACGGGGCCCAGAGCGGGTCTGTCCTGCTGCTGCCAG ACGAGAAGGGACTCGCCTCCGGGGCTTTCGCCAGCGGAATCTCTCTAGGGATTGGCGTCAccaccctcctcttcctctgcttcATCTTTATCTT AGTGAGGACTCTGAGGAAGAAGTGGACCCAGGCAAAGGTCCCGgcgccggccccggccccggcccccggAGAGGCTCCGCGGTCCAGGTTCTCACGCAGGAGCACGATCCTGGATTACATCAACGTGATCCCTAAGGCCGGCCCCCTG CCTCCTCCTGCAGATGGTCACTCCCTGGAAGCCAGAAAGAATCAGAAGGAGCTCCATCCCGTCTCCCACAACTGTCCAGGACCCAAGTCATCCCTACAAGCCTCAGAAGCAGAGAACAACCAAGAGGAGCTCCATTACGCTGTCCTCAACTTCCCAGGCCTTAGACCATGGGAGACCCAAAGACCCGAGGGCACGCACCCAGAGTACGCTGAAATCCAGTTCCACTGA
- the SIGLEC10 gene encoding sialic acid-binding Ig-like lectin 10 isoform X3 translates to MLSSPSPRDDWERRPAQGAQTPGSQALDSFKLQVQEFVMVQEGLCMVVPCSIFYPSRGWSPTTPAYGFWFRDQTPKPSLPVATNKPDQDVDTSTQGRFQLLGDPSESCSLLIREAHLEDSAVYFFRFERGDYVKYNFMEYKFYLEVTALTQKPEIYVPEILQPGHQVTLFCAFNWIFDECPVPTLSWIGNTVSPNEASSRTSYFSELTFTPRPQDHNTELTCRVDFSREGVSTENTVRLSVASLEPRGDSPHLEVQKGQSLRLLCTADSLPLATLSWTLQDRVLSWSHPLGSTALELALPRVKAEDAGRYTCRAENRLGFLSRSLDLSVQYAPENLKVMVSQANRTALENLESGASLRVLEGQSLRLLCVAHSNPPAQLSWARLGRTVSPSQPSDPGVLELPQIQTEQEGEFTCRAQNPLGSQNNSLSLFVVSPPQLLGPSCSQEDEGLRCSCSSRARPAPSLRWRLGERLLEGELSNASFEVASSSAGPWANSSLSLREGLSSGLRLSCEALNGHGAQSGSVLLLPDEKGLASGAFASGISLGIGVTTLLFLCFIFILVRTLRKKWTQAKVPAPAPAPAPGEAPRSRFSRRSTILDYINVIPKAGPLKQKAKPSSPSQPPPADGHSLEARKNQKELHPVSHNCPGPKSSLQASEAENNQEELHYAVLNFPGLRPWETQRPEGTHPEYAEIQFH, encoded by the exons AtgctctccagcccctcccccagagaTGACTGGGAAAGGCGACCAGCTCAGGGAGCCCAGACACCAG GGTCGCAGGCTCTGGACTCATTCAAGCTGCAGGTGCAGGAGTTCGTGATGGTGCAAGAAGGCCTGTGCATGGTCGTGCCCTGCTCCATCTTCTACCCCTCCAGAGGATGGAGTCCCACCACCCCAGCTTACGGCTTCTGGTTCAGAGACCAGACTCCCAAGCCCAGTCTGCCAGTGGCCACCAACAAGCCAGATCAGGACGTGGACACAAGCACCCAGGGCCGATTCCAGCTCCTTGGCGATCCCAGTGAGAGCTGCTCCTTGCTCATCAGAGAGGCACACCTGGAGGACAGCGCAGTGTACTTCTTCCGGTTCGAGAGAGGCGATTATGTGAAATATAATTTCATGGAATACAAGTTCtatttggaagtgacag CCCTGACACAGAAGCCGGAGATCTACGTCCCTGAGATCCTGCAGCCCGGGCACCAGGTGACACTCTTCTGTGCATTTAACTGGATCTTTGACGAATGTCCTGTCCCTACTCTCTCCTGGATCGGGAACACCGTCTCCCCCAACGAGGCCAGCTCGAGAACTTCCTACTTCTCAGAGCTCACCTTCACACCCAGACCCCAGGACCACAACACTGAGCTCACCTGCAGAGTGGACTTCTCCAGAGAGGGTGTGAGCACGGAGAACACTGTCCGGCTTAGCGTGGCGT ctCTGGAGCCCAGGGGAGACAGCCCACACCTGGAAGTCCAGAAAGGCCAGTCCCTGCGGCTGCTCTGTACCGCGGACAGTTTGCCGCTGGCCACGCTGAGCTGGACCCTGCAGGACAGAGTCCTCTCTTGGTCCCACCCCTTGGGCTCCACAGCTCTGGAGCTGGCGCTGCCCAGGGTGAAGGCCGAGGATGCGGGTCGCTATACCTGCCGGGCTGAGAACAGGCTTGGCTTCTTGAGCCGCAGCCTGGACCTCTCAGTGCAGT ATGCCCCGGAGAACCTGAAAGTGATGGTCTCGCAAGCAAACCGCACAG CCCTGGAAAACCTGGAGAGTGGCGCATCTCTTCGGGTCCTGGAGGGCCAAAGCCTGCGTCTCCTCTGTGTCGCTCACAGCAACCCCCCTGCCCAGCTGAGCTGGGCCCGACTGGGACGGACTGTGAGCCCCTCCCAGCCCTCAGATCCCGGGGTCCTGGAGCTGCCTCAGATACAAACAGAGCAGGAAGGGGAGTTCACCTGCCGGGCTCAGAACCCGCTGGGCTCCCAAAATAACTCCCTGAGCCTCTTCGTGGTCT CGCCCCCGCAGCTGCTGGGCCcctcctgctcccaggaggacGAGGGTCTGCGCTGTAGCTGCTCCTCCAGAGCCCGGCCGGCCCCCTCCCTGCGCTGGCGGCTCGGGGAGAGGCTGCTGGAGGGGGAGCTCAGCAACGCCTCCTTTGAGGTCGCCTCCAGCTCCGCCGGGCCCTGGGCCAACAGTTCGCTGAGCCTCCGCGAGGGGCTCAGCTCCGGCCTCAGACTCAGCTGCGAGGCCCTGAACGGCCACGGGGCCCAGAGCGGGTCTGTCCTGCTGCTGCCAG ACGAGAAGGGACTCGCCTCCGGGGCTTTCGCCAGCGGAATCTCTCTAGGGATTGGCGTCAccaccctcctcttcctctgcttcATCTTTATCTT AGTGAGGACTCTGAGGAAGAAGTGGACCCAGGCAAAGGTCCCGgcgccggccccggccccggcccccggAGAGGCTCCGCGGTCCAGGTTCTCACGCAGGAGCACGATCCTGGATTACATCAACGTGATCCCTAAGGCCGGCCCCCTG AAACAGAAAGCCAAACCAAGCAGTCCTTCCCAGCCTCCTCCTGCAGATGGTCACTCCCTGGAAGCCAGAAAGAATCAGAAGGAGCTCCATCCCGTCTCCCACAACTGTCCAGGACCCAAGTCATCCCTACAAGCCTCAGAAGCAGAGAACAACCAAGAGGAGCTCCATTACGCTGTCCTCAACTTCCCAGGCCTTAGACCATGGGAGACCCAAAGACCCGAGGGCACGCACCCAGAGTACGCTGAAATCCAGTTCCACTGA
- the C18H19orf84 gene encoding uncharacterized protein C19orf84 homolog: MEQRKEETGPEGNNLPSPGTGSWPPPSFPALPTSFLGTPDPAHLGLPKSLASVTVPVRLDALSYLLHSALMGAYSLQQSLPSCPCVPQACCTQPGTAKRPPKGRGGWDLPRRPGRGHRRWGLGRAQQAERSWARGRGAGPKTPPVTPPSPAPPAEDGKKDTQGPEPPVEPPPAEDWEAEYQDPEDPAIPDSGESLGGHQESFLGARGDPSPAREYPGNIALPSLFPENHSLRRGSCESAGDTGT; encoded by the exons ATGGAACAGCGAAAGGAAGAGACTGGGCCTGAGGG GAACAATCTGCCATCCCCCGGGACTGGGTCGTGGCcgcctccatctttcccagctctGCCCACTTCTTTCCTGGGTACCCCAGATCCAGCCCACCTGGGGCTCCCCAAGAGCCTGGCCTCTGTGACCGTCCCCGTCCGCCTGGATGCCCTCTCCTACCTCCTGCATAGCGCCCTGATGGGGGCCTACTCGCTTCAGCAGTCCTTGCCCTCCTGCCCCTGTGTCCCCCAGGCATGCTGCACCCAGCCGGGCACTGCCAAGAGGCCACCCAAGGGACGCGGGGGCTGGGACCTCCCGCGCAGGCCAGGCCGGGGCCACCGGAGATGGGGACTTGGGAGGGCTCAACAGGCAGAGAGGAGCTGGGCCAGGGGCCGTGGGGCTGGCCCCAAGACCCCGCCGGTGACGCCACCATCACCAGCACCTCCTGCTGAGGATGGGAAGAAGGACACCCAGGGTCCGGAGCCACCCGTGGAGCCGCCACCTGCTGAGGACTGGGAGGCCGAGTACCAGGACCCTGAGGATCCCGCAATCCCAGATTCTGGAGAGAGCCTTGGAGGTCACCAGGAGAGTTTTCTTGGAGCCCGGGGTGACCCCAGCCCTGCTAGAGAATACCCAGGGAACATCGCACTCCCATCCCTCTTCCCTGAAAACCACAGCCTCAGGAGGGGCTCCTGCGAGTCAGCTGGTGACACCGGGACCTGA
- the SIGLEC10 gene encoding sialic acid-binding Ig-like lectin 10 isoform X4, with product MFLPLFLAMLWGGSQALDSFKLQVQEFVMVQEGLCMVVPCSIFYPSRGWSPTTPAYGFWFRDQTPKPSLPVATNKPDQDVDTSTQGRFQLLGDPSESCSLLIREAHLEDSAVYFFRFERGDYVKYNFMEYKFYLEVTALTQKPEIYVPEILQPGHQVTLFCAFNWIFDECPVPTLSWIGNTVSPNEASSRTSYFSELTFTPRPQDHNTELTCRVDFSREGVSTENTVRLSVAYAPKDLVISISYTDEPALEPRGDSPHLEVQKGQSLRLLCTADSLPLATLSWTLQDRVLSWSHPLGSTALELALPRVKAEDAGRYTCRAENRLGFLSRSLDLSVQYAPENLKVMVSQANRTALENLESGASLRVLEGQSLRLLCVAHSNPPAQLSWARLGRTVSPSQPSDPGVLELPQIQTEQEGEFTCRAQNPLGSQNNSLSLFVVSPPQLLGPSCSQEDEGLRCSCSSRARPAPSLRWRLGERLLEGELSNASFEVASSSAGPWANSSLSLREGLSSGLRLSCEALNGHGAQSGSVLLLPDEKGLASGAFASGISLGIGVTTLLFLCFIFILVRTLRKKWTQAKVPAPAPAPAPGEAPRSRFSRRSTILDYINVIPKAGPLKQKAKPSSPSQPPPADGHSLEARKNQKELHPVSHNCPGPKSSLQASEAENNQEELHYAVLNFPGLRPWETQRPEGTHPEYAEIQFH from the exons ATGTTCCTGCCGCTGTTCTTGGCCATGCTGTGGGGCG GGTCGCAGGCTCTGGACTCATTCAAGCTGCAGGTGCAGGAGTTCGTGATGGTGCAAGAAGGCCTGTGCATGGTCGTGCCCTGCTCCATCTTCTACCCCTCCAGAGGATGGAGTCCCACCACCCCAGCTTACGGCTTCTGGTTCAGAGACCAGACTCCCAAGCCCAGTCTGCCAGTGGCCACCAACAAGCCAGATCAGGACGTGGACACAAGCACCCAGGGCCGATTCCAGCTCCTTGGCGATCCCAGTGAGAGCTGCTCCTTGCTCATCAGAGAGGCACACCTGGAGGACAGCGCAGTGTACTTCTTCCGGTTCGAGAGAGGCGATTATGTGAAATATAATTTCATGGAATACAAGTTCtatttggaagtgacag CCCTGACACAGAAGCCGGAGATCTACGTCCCTGAGATCCTGCAGCCCGGGCACCAGGTGACACTCTTCTGTGCATTTAACTGGATCTTTGACGAATGTCCTGTCCCTACTCTCTCCTGGATCGGGAACACCGTCTCCCCCAACGAGGCCAGCTCGAGAACTTCCTACTTCTCAGAGCTCACCTTCACACCCAGACCCCAGGACCACAACACTGAGCTCACCTGCAGAGTGGACTTCTCCAGAGAGGGTGTGAGCACGGAGAACACTGTCCGGCTTAGCGTGGCGT ATGCCCCCAAAGACCTGGTTATCAGCATCTCCTACACCGATGAGCCAG ctCTGGAGCCCAGGGGAGACAGCCCACACCTGGAAGTCCAGAAAGGCCAGTCCCTGCGGCTGCTCTGTACCGCGGACAGTTTGCCGCTGGCCACGCTGAGCTGGACCCTGCAGGACAGAGTCCTCTCTTGGTCCCACCCCTTGGGCTCCACAGCTCTGGAGCTGGCGCTGCCCAGGGTGAAGGCCGAGGATGCGGGTCGCTATACCTGCCGGGCTGAGAACAGGCTTGGCTTCTTGAGCCGCAGCCTGGACCTCTCAGTGCAGT ATGCCCCGGAGAACCTGAAAGTGATGGTCTCGCAAGCAAACCGCACAG CCCTGGAAAACCTGGAGAGTGGCGCATCTCTTCGGGTCCTGGAGGGCCAAAGCCTGCGTCTCCTCTGTGTCGCTCACAGCAACCCCCCTGCCCAGCTGAGCTGGGCCCGACTGGGACGGACTGTGAGCCCCTCCCAGCCCTCAGATCCCGGGGTCCTGGAGCTGCCTCAGATACAAACAGAGCAGGAAGGGGAGTTCACCTGCCGGGCTCAGAACCCGCTGGGCTCCCAAAATAACTCCCTGAGCCTCTTCGTGGTCT CGCCCCCGCAGCTGCTGGGCCcctcctgctcccaggaggacGAGGGTCTGCGCTGTAGCTGCTCCTCCAGAGCCCGGCCGGCCCCCTCCCTGCGCTGGCGGCTCGGGGAGAGGCTGCTGGAGGGGGAGCTCAGCAACGCCTCCTTTGAGGTCGCCTCCAGCTCCGCCGGGCCCTGGGCCAACAGTTCGCTGAGCCTCCGCGAGGGGCTCAGCTCCGGCCTCAGACTCAGCTGCGAGGCCCTGAACGGCCACGGGGCCCAGAGCGGGTCTGTCCTGCTGCTGCCAG ACGAGAAGGGACTCGCCTCCGGGGCTTTCGCCAGCGGAATCTCTCTAGGGATTGGCGTCAccaccctcctcttcctctgcttcATCTTTATCTT AGTGAGGACTCTGAGGAAGAAGTGGACCCAGGCAAAGGTCCCGgcgccggccccggccccggcccccggAGAGGCTCCGCGGTCCAGGTTCTCACGCAGGAGCACGATCCTGGATTACATCAACGTGATCCCTAAGGCCGGCCCCCTG AAACAGAAAGCCAAACCAAGCAGTCCTTCCCAGCCTCCTCCTGCAGATGGTCACTCCCTGGAAGCCAGAAAGAATCAGAAGGAGCTCCATCCCGTCTCCCACAACTGTCCAGGACCCAAGTCATCCCTACAAGCCTCAGAAGCAGAGAACAACCAAGAGGAGCTCCATTACGCTGTCCTCAACTTCCCAGGCCTTAGACCATGGGAGACCCAAAGACCCGAGGGCACGCACCCAGAGTACGCTGAAATCCAGTTCCACTGA